The Podospora pseudocomata strain CBS 415.72m chromosome 1 map unlocalized CBS415.72m_1, whole genome shotgun sequence genome has a segment encoding these proteins:
- a CDS encoding uncharacterized protein (EggNog:ENOG503NY2H; COG:S) — MAPTKPKKKSTKDKARDRLRAKAAAAQSSNVNPRELLVQAIGMLEVGDAEGAARVARTAYDHIGDNGRQAGAALSLLGQIHVELGEVNSARQFFLSAVKVDEDGSLPEDLGGGAEKFLWLAQLSEEGGQDSVGWFERGAAALRAHIQTLTDALESRPLTRDEQETAINEKRRKLADTLCAVAEVYMTDLSWEDDAESRCEALITEAIMLAPEQPDTWQTVANVRISQSRTEEAKEALKRSLGLWTDLPPEDPGVPAFPSRVSLVRLLIEVGLEEQAIEVAGRLVDEDDLSVEAWYLGGYGKYMLGQKLKEVGQTGDADKWKRVWRSSRKWLIQCMRIFEAEEYEDERLGEHARELMGVIRDELGEALGDDLDEDVWEDTDDEDDVDTDMQ; from the coding sequence ATGGCGCCGacaaaaccaaaaaagaagTCGACCAAAGACAAGGCAAGGGACAGACTCCGAgccaaagccgccgccgcgcaATCCTCAAATGTCAACCCCAGAGAGCTTCTCGTGCAAGCCATCGGCATGCTCGAGGTCGGCGATGCGGAGGGCGCCGCCAGAGTCGCCAGGACAGCGTATGATCACATCGGAGACAACGGACGACAGGCTGGCGCCGCGCTGTCCCTTCTGGGTCAAATACATGTCGAGTTGGGAGAGGTTAACAGTGCTCGCCAGTTCTTCCTGTCTGCCGTCAaggtggatgaagatggttcGCTTCCGGAAGATTTGGGTGGCGGTGCCGAAAAGTTTCTTTGGCTTGCACAACTAagtgaagaaggtggtcAAGACAGCGTTGGCTGGTTCGAGCGTGGTGCGGCCGCACTGCGTGCCCATATTCAGACACTTACCGACGCACTAGAGTCACGGCCCCTTACCCGCGACGAACAGGAAACTGCCATCAACGAGAAACGAAGAAAGCTGGCAGATACACTCTGCGCCGTTGCCGAGGTCTACATGACAGATCTCAGCTGGGAGGACGATGCTGAGAGTCGGTGCGAGGCGCTGATTACCGAGGCTATTATGCTGGCCCCTGAACAGCCAGATACCTGGCAAACTGTCGCAAACGTACGAATCTCACAGTCACGAACCGAAGAAGCGAAAGAGGCCTTGAAAAGAAGCTTGGGACTGTGGACAGATCTGCCGCCTGAAGACCCTGGGGTTCCTGCGTTTCCATCACGTGTCAGTCTGGTTCGGTTGCTGATAGAggttgggctggaggagcaagCGATTGAAGTTGCCGGACGTCttgttgacgaggacgatCTCAGTGTGGAAGCCTGGTACCTTGGTGGCTATGGGAAATACATGCTGGGCCAgaagttgaaggaggtggggcAGACTGGCGATGCTGACAAGTGGAAAAGAGTGTGGCGTTCTTCGCGGAAATGGCTTATTCAGTGCATGAGGATtttcgaggccgaggagtaTGAGGACGAAAGGTTAGGGGAACATGCACGGGAATTGATGGGCGTTATTAGAGACGAGCTTGGCGAGGCTTTGGGGGATGAtctggatgaggatgtttgGGAAGACaccgatgatgaggacgatgtGGACACAGATATGCAATAG